In a single window of the Streptomyces sp. NBC_00353 genome:
- a CDS encoding hydrogenase maturation nickel metallochaperone HypA/HybF, whose translation MHEMSIAMAVVDQVAEAAQAGGATSVGSVRLQVGELAGVVPDALSFCFGLACAGTVLEGAELVIDSVAARARCVPCADEWAVGMPPQLCCPVCGEATAELLSGRELQILSVHWQDGPAPEHTREPISQEH comes from the coding sequence ATGCACGAGATGTCGATCGCCATGGCCGTCGTCGACCAGGTGGCAGAAGCGGCTCAGGCAGGCGGAGCCACCTCGGTCGGGTCCGTCCGGCTCCAGGTCGGGGAACTGGCCGGGGTCGTCCCCGACGCCCTGTCCTTCTGCTTCGGACTCGCCTGCGCCGGGACCGTCCTGGAAGGAGCCGAACTCGTCATCGACTCCGTGGCGGCCCGCGCGCGGTGCGTCCCCTGCGCGGACGAATGGGCGGTCGGCATGCCGCCGCAGCTGTGCTGTCCGGTCTGCGGCGAGGCGACCGCCGAACTCCTGTCGGGTCGCGAGCTGCAGATCCTCAGCGTGCACTGGCAGGACGGCCCCGCACCCGAACACACCCGCGAACCGATCTCCCAGGAGCACTGA
- a CDS encoding DUF6084 family protein, whose amino-acid sequence MTEFAFTCTGVRADPYAAGPTLVFRLRITASAEARVHALALRCQIRIEPGRRGYEQAEADGLHDLFGDRSRWGNTLQPVQFAQVSLMVPSFTTETEVDLVVPCTYDLDVAAARYFDALQDGEAPLLLLFSGTAFTGDSGFHVEPVPWDREASCRMPVAVWKDMIEQHFPGCGWIRLPRDTMNALLAFRSRQALPSWEATVQALIDLAGAAGAPPPERPVRRPVLPRVTERTAP is encoded by the coding sequence GTGACGGAATTCGCCTTCACCTGCACCGGAGTCCGCGCCGACCCGTACGCGGCAGGCCCCACGCTGGTCTTCCGGCTGCGTATCACCGCGTCGGCGGAAGCCCGGGTGCATGCCCTCGCGCTGCGCTGCCAGATCCGTATCGAACCCGGCCGGCGCGGCTACGAGCAGGCCGAGGCGGACGGACTGCACGACCTCTTCGGTGACCGCTCGCGCTGGGGAAACACGCTCCAGCCCGTGCAGTTCGCCCAGGTCTCCCTCATGGTCCCGTCCTTCACGACCGAGACCGAGGTGGACCTCGTCGTGCCCTGCACCTACGACCTGGACGTCGCCGCGGCACGGTACTTCGACGCGCTCCAGGACGGCGAGGCACCGCTCCTCCTGCTCTTCTCCGGCACCGCCTTCACCGGGGACAGCGGCTTCCACGTGGAGCCGGTGCCCTGGGACCGCGAGGCTTCCTGCCGGATGCCGGTGGCGGTGTGGAAGGACATGATCGAGCAGCACTTCCCGGGCTGCGGGTGGATCCGGCTGCCGCGCGACACCATGAACGCGCTGCTCGCCTTCCGCTCGCGGCAGGCCCTGCCGTCCTGGGAGGCGACCGTCCAGGCACTGATCGACCTGGCCGGAGCCGCCGGGGCGCCGCCCCCTGAGCGCCCGGTGCGCCGGCCCGTACTGCCCCGCGTCACCGAGAGGACGGCGCCGTGA
- a CDS encoding antitoxin: MSMMDKIKHMLKGHEDQAGKGIDKAGDTIDDKTQGKYTGQVDTAQDRLKGQLGSDRGQDQPPQPPQPPQA; this comes from the coding sequence ATGTCCATGATGGACAAGATCAAGCACATGCTGAAGGGCCACGAGGACCAGGCGGGCAAGGGCATCGACAAGGCGGGTGACACCATCGACGACAAGACCCAGGGCAAGTACACCGGCCAGGTCGACACCGCTCAGGACAGGCTCAAGGGCCAGCTCGGTTCGGACCGCGGCCAGGACCAGCCGCCGCAGCCGCCGCAGCCGCCGCAGGCCTGA
- a CDS encoding DUF427 domain-containing protein — MADTDSGATANVAWSYPDPLPAAGVVNDLIAFCNEAVDTVVDGERLERPTTGFTRRPAG; from the coding sequence GTGGCCGATACGGACAGCGGCGCAACGGCGAATGTGGCGTGGAGCTACCCCGATCCCCTCCCCGCCGCGGGGGTGGTCAACGACCTCATCGCGTTCTGCAACGAAGCCGTCGACACCGTCGTGGACGGAGAGCGGCTGGAACGCCCCACCACCGGCTTCACGCGGCGTCCGGCCGGCTGA
- the hypD gene encoding hydrogenase formation protein HypD, whose amino-acid sequence MKYIEEFQNPDLARRLLDDIHSVVTRPWALMEVCGGQTHTIIRHGIDQLLPDQVELIHGPGCPVCVTPLEVIDKALAIASRPEVIFCSFGDMLRVPGTGRDLFRVRSEGGDVRVVYSPLDALKIAQQNPDREVVFFGIGFETTAPPNAMTVYQARRLGIANFSLLVSHVRVPPAIEAIMQSPSCRVQGFLAAGHVCSVMGTREYPELAERFRVPIVVTGFEPLDILEGVRRTVLQLERGEHTVENAYPRAVHPAGNPAALAMLDDVFEVTDRAWRGIGTIPDSGWRLSTRYRDYDAEYRFSVTDIHTEEPAACRSGEVLQGLLKPHECEAFGTTCTPRNPLGATMVSSEGACAAYYLYRRLDITTAARETSPVA is encoded by the coding sequence GTGAAGTACATCGAAGAGTTCCAGAACCCGGACCTGGCGCGCCGACTGCTCGACGACATCCACTCCGTGGTGACCCGGCCCTGGGCGCTGATGGAGGTCTGCGGGGGACAGACGCACACCATCATCCGGCACGGCATCGATCAACTCCTGCCGGACCAGGTCGAACTGATTCATGGTCCGGGCTGCCCCGTCTGCGTCACGCCACTGGAGGTGATCGACAAGGCGCTGGCCATCGCCTCCCGCCCCGAGGTGATCTTCTGCTCGTTCGGGGACATGCTCCGGGTACCGGGAACCGGCCGTGACCTGTTCCGGGTCCGCAGCGAGGGTGGCGACGTGCGGGTCGTGTACTCGCCACTCGATGCCCTGAAGATCGCCCAGCAGAACCCCGATCGCGAGGTGGTCTTCTTCGGGATCGGATTCGAGACCACCGCACCGCCCAACGCCATGACGGTGTATCAGGCACGCAGACTCGGCATCGCGAACTTCAGCCTCCTGGTGTCCCATGTGCGGGTCCCCCCGGCCATCGAGGCGATTATGCAGTCGCCGAGCTGCCGGGTGCAGGGCTTCCTCGCCGCCGGTCACGTGTGCAGCGTGATGGGCACGCGGGAGTACCCGGAGCTGGCCGAACGGTTCCGGGTGCCCATTGTGGTCACTGGTTTCGAACCGCTGGACATCCTCGAAGGCGTACGGCGCACCGTCCTGCAACTGGAGCGCGGCGAGCACACCGTGGAAAACGCGTACCCGCGCGCCGTGCACCCGGCCGGGAACCCCGCGGCGCTCGCCATGCTGGACGACGTCTTCGAAGTCACCGACCGTGCCTGGCGCGGCATCGGCACCATCCCCGACAGTGGCTGGCGGCTCTCCACGCGCTACCGGGACTACGACGCCGAGTACCGCTTCTCCGTCACCGACATCCACACCGAGGAGCCCGCCGCATGCCGAAGCGGTGAGGTCCTGCAAGGACTTCTGAAGCCCCACGAGTGCGAGGCGTTCGGCACCACCTGCACTCCGCGCAACCCGCTCGGGGCCACCATGGTCTCCAGCGAGGGCGCCTGTGCCGCGTACTACCTCTACCGGCGACTGGACATCACCACCGCAGCCAGGGAGACGAGCCCCGTTGCCTGA
- a CDS encoding nickel-dependent hydrogenase large subunit → MAPTTKAAGDGSGLVEMAWDPITRIVGSLGIHTKIDFKQKRVAECYSTSSVFRGYSVFMRGKDPRDAHFITSRICGICGDNHATCSVYTQNMAYGVKPPHLGEWIINLGESAEYMFDHNIFQENLVGVDYCEKMVRETNPGVLELAERTEAPHAGEHGYRTIADIMRSLNPIEGEFYREALQVSRYTREMFCLMEGRHVHPSTLYPGGVGTIASVQLFTDYLSRLMRYVEFMKRVVPLHDDLFDFFYEALPGYEEVGRRRVLLGCWGALNDPEYCDFTYANMTDWGRKMFVTPGVIVDGKLVTNDLTEINLGIRILLGSSYYDDWQGREQFVTHDPLGNPVDPRHPWNQHTIPAPQKRNFDDKYSWVMSPRWFDGKDHLALDTGGGPIARLWSTALSGLVDVGYVKATGHSVVINLPRTMTKPETTFEWKIPKWSNALERNRARTYFQAYAAAIALHCAEKGLEEVRAGRTQTWEKFDVPDESIGVGFTEAVRGVLSHHMVIRDGKIANYHPYPPTPWNASTRDTFGTPGPYEDAVQNTPIFEENTPENFKGIDIMRAVRSFDPCLPCGVHMYVGDGRTVKQMHVPTGLSGLAG, encoded by the coding sequence ATGGCACCCACGACGAAGGCGGCCGGCGACGGCAGTGGCCTCGTCGAGATGGCCTGGGATCCGATCACCCGGATCGTAGGCAGTCTCGGCATCCACACGAAGATCGACTTCAAACAGAAGCGGGTCGCGGAGTGCTACAGCACTTCGTCGGTCTTCCGTGGCTACAGCGTCTTCATGCGGGGCAAGGACCCCCGGGACGCCCACTTCATCACCAGCCGCATCTGCGGGATCTGCGGCGACAACCACGCCACATGTTCCGTGTACACGCAGAACATGGCCTACGGGGTGAAGCCGCCGCACCTCGGTGAGTGGATCATCAACCTGGGCGAGTCGGCGGAGTACATGTTCGACCACAACATCTTCCAGGAGAACCTGGTAGGGGTCGACTACTGCGAGAAGATGGTCCGCGAGACCAACCCCGGAGTCCTGGAGCTCGCCGAGCGCACCGAGGCGCCGCACGCCGGGGAGCACGGCTACCGCACCATCGCCGACATCATGCGCTCCCTCAACCCCATCGAGGGAGAGTTCTACCGCGAGGCTCTTCAAGTGAGCCGCTACACGCGGGAGATGTTCTGCCTGATGGAGGGGCGCCATGTGCACCCCTCCACGCTCTACCCGGGCGGTGTGGGAACGATCGCGTCCGTCCAGCTCTTCACGGACTACCTCAGCCGCCTCATGCGGTACGTGGAGTTCATGAAGCGGGTCGTTCCCCTGCACGACGACCTGTTCGACTTCTTCTACGAGGCGCTGCCCGGGTACGAGGAGGTCGGCCGCCGACGGGTGCTGCTCGGCTGCTGGGGAGCGCTCAACGACCCCGAGTACTGCGACTTCACGTACGCCAACATGACGGACTGGGGACGGAAGATGTTCGTCACCCCCGGCGTGATCGTGGACGGCAAGCTGGTCACCAACGACCTCACCGAGATCAACCTCGGCATCCGGATCCTGCTCGGCAGTTCGTACTATGACGACTGGCAGGGCCGGGAACAATTCGTCACCCACGACCCGCTGGGCAACCCGGTGGACCCCCGCCACCCGTGGAACCAGCACACCATCCCCGCCCCGCAGAAGCGGAACTTCGACGACAAGTACAGCTGGGTGATGTCGCCCCGCTGGTTCGACGGCAAGGACCACCTGGCACTGGACACCGGCGGCGGCCCCATCGCCCGCCTCTGGTCCACCGCGCTGTCCGGACTCGTCGACGTCGGCTATGTGAAGGCCACGGGCCACAGCGTCGTCATCAACCTGCCGCGCACGATGACCAAGCCCGAGACCACCTTCGAGTGGAAGATCCCGAAGTGGAGCAACGCGCTGGAACGCAACCGCGCCCGCACCTACTTCCAGGCGTACGCCGCCGCGATCGCGCTGCACTGTGCCGAGAAGGGGCTCGAAGAGGTCCGCGCCGGACGCACCCAGACCTGGGAGAAGTTCGACGTGCCGGACGAGAGCATCGGCGTCGGCTTCACGGAGGCCGTACGGGGGGTGCTCTCGCACCACATGGTGATCAGGGACGGCAAGATCGCCAACTACCACCCCTATCCGCCCACCCCGTGGAACGCCAGCACCCGGGACACGTTCGGCACCCCCGGCCCCTATGAGGACGCGGTGCAGAACACACCGATCTTCGAGGAGAACACCCCGGAGAACTTCAAGGGCATCGACATCATGCGGGCAGTGCGCAGCTTCGACCCCTGTCTGCCGTGCGGCGTCCACATGTACGTGGGCGACGGCAGGACCGTCAAACAGATGCATGTGCCCACCGGACTGAGCGGACTGGCCGGATGA
- the hypB gene encoding hydrogenase nickel incorporation protein HypB, with product MCREVDLQQAVLAKNDATAHSLRAGLTARGTTVVNLLSSPGSGKTELLERELGRARERGVPVAALTADLATENDAVRLARSGAPVKQVLTDGLCHLEAGMLGRHLDNWLPDGTRILFVENVGNLVCPASYDLGETLRVVLASVTEGEDKPLKYPTAFGLAQLVVVTKTDIAEAVDFDEAAFRAHVQQVNPGVEVVLTAARRGEGVGTLLDRALAAGDGAPVHTPVMARQHPYQQHTHTHGDMSTHDDTHTHPDHGAHGGSHTHTHAHTGMHTHTHPDLGTHEHPHTGPHAHAHPDEPLVMTTAPDSAAQYRS from the coding sequence ATGTGCCGTGAAGTCGACCTGCAGCAGGCGGTACTCGCCAAGAACGACGCGACGGCGCACAGCCTGCGAGCCGGACTCACGGCCCGCGGCACCACCGTCGTCAACCTGCTCTCCAGCCCCGGCAGCGGCAAGACCGAACTGCTGGAACGCGAACTCGGCCGGGCGCGCGAAAGAGGAGTGCCGGTCGCCGCACTCACCGCAGACCTCGCCACCGAGAACGACGCCGTACGCCTGGCCCGGTCCGGCGCCCCCGTCAAGCAGGTGCTCACCGACGGACTCTGCCACCTGGAGGCCGGCATGCTCGGCCGCCACCTCGACAACTGGCTGCCCGACGGGACCCGGATCCTCTTCGTGGAGAACGTGGGCAACCTGGTCTGTCCCGCCTCGTACGACCTGGGGGAGACCCTCAGGGTCGTCCTCGCCTCCGTGACGGAAGGTGAGGACAAGCCGCTGAAGTACCCCACCGCATTCGGACTGGCCCAGCTCGTCGTGGTCACCAAGACCGACATCGCAGAGGCCGTCGACTTCGACGAGGCCGCGTTCCGTGCCCATGTCCAGCAGGTCAACCCCGGTGTGGAAGTGGTGCTCACCGCCGCCCGCCGCGGTGAAGGGGTGGGCACGCTGCTCGACCGGGCCCTGGCCGCCGGTGACGGCGCCCCGGTCCACACACCGGTGATGGCCCGGCAGCACCCGTACCAGCAGCACACCCACACCCACGGGGACATGAGCACGCACGACGACACCCACACCCATCCTGACCACGGCGCGCACGGCGGCTCGCACACCCACACCCACGCGCACACCGGCATGCATACGCACACACATCCGGATCTGGGTACCCACGAGCACCCCCACACCGGCCCGCACGCACACGCGCACCCCGACGAGCCGCTCGTCATGACGACAGCACCCGACTCCGCGGCGCAGTACCGCTCGTGA
- a CDS encoding hydrogenase maturation protease — protein MNDFAQQHARTLIAGIGNIFLGDDGFGVETVRALSSHRLPDDVEMVDIGVRGVHLAYQLLDGYDTLVLIDATARGGRPGTLYLIEADEPGAVEPQNALLDGHRMSPDAVLALLGTLCAGTGAVPPRRTLVVGCEPESVDEGIGLSAPVAAAVPHAVRMVLDLVQAADRPADARRTAAGPVMN, from the coding sequence GTGAACGACTTTGCGCAGCAGCACGCGAGAACCCTCATCGCCGGGATCGGGAACATCTTCCTCGGCGACGACGGCTTCGGCGTCGAGACGGTGCGCGCACTGTCCTCGCACCGGCTCCCCGACGACGTCGAGATGGTCGACATCGGCGTACGGGGCGTCCATCTCGCCTATCAGCTCCTCGACGGATACGACACCCTCGTCCTGATCGACGCCACCGCACGCGGTGGCCGCCCGGGGACCCTGTATCTGATCGAGGCCGACGAACCCGGAGCAGTCGAACCGCAGAACGCGCTGCTCGACGGCCACCGGATGTCCCCCGACGCCGTCCTGGCACTGCTCGGCACCCTGTGCGCGGGCACCGGAGCCGTACCGCCGAGGCGCACGCTCGTCGTCGGCTGCGAACCCGAGAGTGTCGACGAAGGGATCGGGCTGAGCGCCCCCGTGGCCGCAGCGGTGCCCCACGCCGTGCGGATGGTCCTGGACCTCGTACAAGCAGCCGACCGTCCGGCCGACGCCCGGCGGACGGCGGCCGGACCTGTCATGAACTGA
- a CDS encoding DUF6893 family small protein: MKKILVCGLSAVAVAVVVAQILPDVRRYLRMRSM, from the coding sequence ATGAAGAAGATTCTTGTCTGCGGCCTGAGCGCCGTCGCTGTCGCCGTCGTCGTCGCGCAGATCCTGCCCGACGTCAGGCGCTATCTGCGGATGCGCAGCATGTGA
- the hypF gene encoding carbamoyltransferase HypF, translating to MTTPQPGAAALAGAVERRRVVIRGVVQGVGFRPYLYARATGLGLAGHVTNTTEGVVAEVEGAPAAVALFCDRIAAEAPPLARVDSVDHTEVPAAGGSRFSIVDSHTGGPARTLVSPDAATCADCLTELADPADRRHRHPFITCTHCGPRFTIVTAVPYDRAHTTMARFPMCADCAREYADPADRRFHAQPVACPACGPRLRLLVGRPDRTTPAQSAAGRDPVAEARRLLSDGAVLAVKGLGGYHLACDAENSAAVSLLRRRKARGDKPFAIMARDVDDVAHLVHVGGEERALLTGGVRPVVLLRRRAGARPDPRAPWPSDAVAPRSPDLGVMLPYTPLHHLLLGLPGDPPGPRLLVMTSGNVAGEPIVTDDDEALERLAHLADAWLTHDRPIHVPCDDSVVRVCDGERLIVRRSRGYAPLPLTLPHPVPATLATGGDLKNTFCLAEERRAWLSAHVGDMDDLDTQHAFARAEQHLETLTGVRPGILATDRHPRYRTGQWALRRADGRPVVRVQHHHAHIAAAMAEHGRDGSRRVIGVAFDGTGFGDDGAVWGGEIMLADYDVCHRFAHLAYAPLPGGDAAVHRPYRMALAHLYAAGIGWTDDLPCTAACPPDERHVLLRQLERNLNCVPTSSMGRLFDAVSSLAGVCHRAGYEAQAAVELEAAAVGAAADPGPGYGFALRPADPGDGQPLVMDPSPVLAAVVDDVRAGVQPTLVAARFHAAVADIVRQVCVAAREQHSLHEVVLTGGVFANTLLSSRCARTLDENGFTVLRHREVPPNDGGLALGQLMVATRNAAARTGAAAD from the coding sequence GTGACGACCCCACAGCCCGGTGCCGCCGCCCTCGCGGGAGCCGTGGAGCGCCGACGAGTCGTGATCCGCGGCGTCGTGCAGGGTGTCGGGTTCCGGCCCTACCTGTACGCCCGGGCCACCGGGCTGGGCCTGGCCGGGCACGTCACCAACACCACCGAAGGGGTCGTCGCCGAGGTCGAGGGCGCCCCGGCCGCCGTCGCCCTGTTCTGCGACCGGATCGCGGCGGAGGCACCCCCGCTCGCCCGGGTTGACTCCGTCGACCACACGGAGGTCCCGGCCGCGGGCGGATCCCGCTTCAGCATCGTGGACTCCCACACCGGCGGACCGGCCCGCACACTGGTTTCCCCGGACGCGGCCACCTGCGCCGACTGTCTCACCGAACTGGCCGATCCGGCCGACCGGCGCCACCGCCACCCGTTCATCACCTGTACGCACTGCGGACCCCGGTTCACGATCGTCACCGCGGTGCCGTACGACCGCGCGCACACGACCATGGCCCGCTTCCCGATGTGCGCCGACTGCGCCCGTGAGTACGCCGACCCCGCGGACCGGCGCTTCCACGCCCAGCCGGTCGCCTGCCCCGCCTGCGGCCCCCGGCTGCGACTGCTCGTCGGGCGGCCGGACCGCACCACGCCCGCGCAGTCCGCAGCCGGACGCGACCCGGTCGCGGAGGCACGCCGGCTGCTGTCGGACGGTGCGGTCCTCGCGGTCAAGGGGCTCGGCGGCTACCACCTCGCCTGCGATGCCGAGAACTCCGCCGCGGTGTCCCTGCTGCGCCGCCGGAAGGCCCGAGGCGACAAACCGTTCGCCATCATGGCCCGGGACGTCGACGACGTCGCGCACCTCGTGCATGTGGGCGGCGAGGAGCGGGCCCTGCTCACCGGCGGTGTCCGGCCCGTCGTCCTGCTGCGGCGACGCGCCGGCGCCCGCCCGGACCCCCGCGCCCCCTGGCCGTCCGATGCCGTCGCCCCACGCAGCCCCGACCTCGGCGTCATGCTCCCGTACACCCCGCTGCACCACCTGTTGCTCGGCCTGCCCGGTGACCCGCCGGGACCGCGCCTGCTCGTCATGACCAGCGGCAACGTGGCCGGTGAACCGATCGTCACGGACGACGACGAGGCGCTGGAGCGGCTCGCCCACCTGGCCGACGCCTGGCTCACGCACGACCGCCCGATCCATGTGCCGTGCGACGACTCCGTGGTACGCGTCTGCGACGGGGAGCGGCTGATCGTACGCCGCTCACGCGGCTACGCCCCGCTGCCGCTCACCCTGCCCCACCCGGTGCCTGCGACCCTCGCCACCGGCGGCGACCTGAAGAACACCTTCTGCCTCGCCGAGGAGCGCAGGGCCTGGCTGTCCGCCCATGTCGGCGACATGGACGACCTGGACACGCAGCACGCCTTCGCACGCGCCGAACAGCACCTGGAGACCCTCACAGGCGTGCGGCCCGGCATCCTGGCCACCGACCGGCATCCCCGCTACCGCACCGGCCAGTGGGCGCTGCGCCGGGCCGACGGCCGACCGGTGGTGCGCGTACAGCACCACCACGCCCATATCGCCGCCGCGATGGCCGAGCACGGCCGGGACGGCAGCCGTCGAGTGATCGGCGTCGCGTTCGACGGCACCGGATTCGGGGACGACGGAGCGGTGTGGGGCGGCGAGATCATGCTGGCCGACTACGACGTCTGTCACCGCTTCGCACACCTCGCGTACGCGCCGCTGCCCGGCGGCGACGCCGCCGTACACCGGCCCTACCGGATGGCGCTGGCACATCTGTACGCGGCAGGCATCGGCTGGACGGACGATCTGCCCTGCACGGCAGCCTGTCCACCGGACGAACGACACGTGCTGCTGCGCCAGTTGGAGCGCAACCTCAACTGCGTTCCCACCTCCAGCATGGGCCGGCTGTTCGACGCAGTCTCCTCGCTGGCGGGCGTCTGCCACCGCGCCGGGTACGAAGCCCAGGCCGCCGTCGAACTGGAGGCCGCCGCGGTCGGCGCCGCCGCGGACCCCGGACCCGGTTACGGCTTCGCGCTGCGCCCGGCGGACCCGGGCGACGGACAGCCGTTGGTCATGGACCCCTCACCGGTACTCGCAGCCGTCGTCGACGACGTGCGCGCCGGTGTACAGCCGACACTGGTCGCCGCACGCTTCCACGCGGCCGTCGCGGACATCGTGCGTCAGGTGTGCGTCGCAGCCCGCGAGCAGCACAGCCTGCACGAAGTGGTTCTGACCGGCGGCGTGTTCGCCAACACCCTGCTCTCCTCCCGGTGCGCCCGGACGCTGGACGAGAACGGCTTCACCGTCCTGCGCCACCGCGAGGTCCCCCCGAACGACGGCGGACTGGCGCTCGGCCAGCTCATGGTGGCCACCCGCAACGCAGCGGCGCGCACCGGCGCAGCCGCCGACTGA
- a CDS encoding HypC/HybG/HupF family hydrogenase formation chaperone — MCLAVPGRVMDIEERDGTRMATVDFGGVVKEVCLEYLPDLQVGEYAIVHVGFALQRLDEESARKTLELFAELGLLQEEFGDSWERAAEAGLTSGSGGADAPQEVQQ; from the coding sequence ATGTGCCTGGCGGTACCCGGCAGAGTGATGGACATCGAGGAGCGTGACGGTACCCGGATGGCCACCGTCGACTTCGGCGGTGTGGTCAAAGAAGTGTGCCTGGAGTATCTGCCGGATCTCCAGGTCGGTGAATACGCCATCGTCCATGTGGGGTTCGCCCTGCAGCGGCTGGACGAGGAGTCGGCCAGGAAGACGCTGGAACTCTTCGCCGAGCTGGGCCTGCTCCAGGAGGAGTTCGGGGACTCATGGGAACGGGCCGCGGAGGCCGGCCTGACGTCCGGGTCCGGTGGCGCCGACGCACCGCAGGAGGTTCAGCAGTGA
- a CDS encoding DUF5947 family protein, with protein sequence MIAPQAPAGRPAGVARLRGLRRFTTPPEPRQERCELCGVPVTEGGHRHLVDTEKRALACACTPCALLFEQPGAAHGRFRTVPDRYLSDPDHRLDDGAWELLQIPVGVAFFFRNAALDRLVALYPSPAGATESELDPETWQTVLGTTRLAALLEPDVEALLMRRTEGRAECYLVPIDICYELVGRMRLLWQGFDGGAEARADLKAFFAHVEGRAARTQEKGQPR encoded by the coding sequence ATGATCGCACCCCAGGCGCCCGCCGGACGCCCGGCGGGCGTTGCCCGCCTCCGAGGCCTGCGCAGGTTCACCACGCCGCCGGAACCACGGCAGGAGCGCTGCGAGCTGTGCGGCGTGCCCGTGACCGAGGGCGGCCATCGGCATCTCGTGGACACCGAGAAGCGGGCGCTGGCCTGCGCGTGCACCCCGTGCGCCCTGCTCTTCGAGCAGCCGGGCGCAGCCCACGGACGCTTCAGAACGGTCCCGGACCGCTATCTGTCCGATCCGGACCACCGTCTCGACGACGGTGCGTGGGAACTCCTGCAGATTCCGGTCGGCGTCGCGTTCTTCTTCCGCAACGCCGCGCTGGACCGGCTGGTCGCGCTCTACCCGAGCCCGGCGGGAGCCACCGAGAGCGAACTCGACCCGGAGACCTGGCAGACCGTGCTCGGCACCACGCGCCTCGCCGCACTGCTCGAACCCGACGTCGAGGCACTGCTGATGCGCCGCACGGAGGGCCGGGCCGAGTGCTACCTCGTACCGATCGACATCTGCTACGAGCTGGTGGGACGCATGCGCCTCCTCTGGCAGGGCTTCGACGGCGGGGCCGAGGCGAGGGCCGACCTCAAAGCGTTCTTCGCGCACGTCGAGGGACGCGCCGCCCGGACCCAGGAGAAGGGGCAGCCGCGGTGA
- the hypE gene encoding hydrogenase expression/formation protein HypE yields MNTTGTATAAPGEPPVLDLTAWTCPAPLRDQPRVVMGHGGGGALSAELVQHVFAPGYGGDVLAQLTDSAVVSLGGARLAFSTDSYVVRPLFFPGGSIGDLAVNGTVNDLAMSGARAAYLSCGFILEEGVEVSVVARVANALGAAARAAGVEVATGDTKVVDAGHGDGIFINTAGIGLVPAGVDLRPQRVVPGDVVIVSGAIGVHGVAIMSVREGLEFGVEIESDCAALGGLVETMLAVTPDLHVLRDPTRGGLAAALNEIATASGTGVVLQERDIPVPPAVANACAILGLDPMYVANEGKLVAFVPREHAEAVLEAMRAHPLGAGAAVIGEAVEAHPGMVVARTGLGGTRVVDLPIGEQLPRIC; encoded by the coding sequence CTGAACACCACCGGCACCGCCACGGCCGCTCCCGGCGAGCCACCCGTACTCGACCTCACGGCATGGACCTGCCCGGCACCGCTGCGCGACCAGCCGCGGGTGGTGATGGGCCACGGCGGCGGCGGGGCACTCTCGGCAGAACTGGTCCAGCACGTCTTCGCGCCCGGTTACGGGGGCGACGTGCTCGCGCAACTGACCGACTCGGCCGTGGTATCGCTGGGCGGCGCCCGGCTGGCCTTCTCCACCGACTCGTACGTCGTGCGGCCGCTGTTCTTCCCCGGCGGCAGCATCGGCGACCTCGCGGTCAACGGCACGGTCAACGACCTCGCCATGAGCGGCGCCCGGGCCGCCTACCTCTCCTGCGGTTTCATCCTGGAGGAAGGCGTGGAGGTCTCGGTCGTCGCACGCGTGGCCAACGCGCTGGGCGCAGCCGCGCGCGCGGCGGGCGTCGAGGTGGCGACCGGCGACACCAAGGTCGTGGACGCCGGTCACGGCGACGGCATCTTCATCAACACCGCCGGGATCGGTCTGGTCCCGGCGGGCGTCGACCTCCGTCCTCAGCGGGTGGTCCCCGGCGACGTCGTGATCGTCAGCGGCGCGATCGGCGTGCACGGCGTGGCGATCATGAGTGTGCGCGAGGGCCTGGAGTTCGGCGTGGAGATCGAGAGCGACTGCGCGGCCCTGGGCGGGCTGGTGGAGACCATGCTCGCGGTCACCCCCGACCTCCATGTCCTGCGCGATCCCACGCGAGGGGGGCTGGCCGCGGCGCTCAACGAGATCGCGACGGCCTCCGGCACCGGTGTCGTCCTCCAGGAACGCGACATCCCGGTCCCGCCGGCCGTGGCCAACGCCTGCGCCATCCTGGGCCTGGACCCGATGTACGTGGCCAACGAGGGAAAGCTCGTCGCGTTCGTCCCCCGGGAGCACGCCGAAGCCGTTCTGGAGGCGATGCGGGCGCATCCGCTGGGAGCGGGGGCGGCCGTCATCGGCGAGGCGGTGGAGGCGCATCCAGGCATGGTCGTCGCTCGCACCGGGCTCGGCGGGACGCGCGTGGTCGACCTGCCGATCGGGGAGCAGCTGCCCCGGATCTGCTGA